TGTGTAATAAATGAACCATCAATCATGTACCAAAACTCACGATCGTTCTGTTGTTTGATATCAATCACTTTATAAATAGTAGCTCCGCTCTCCCCTACCGTATAACTTCCAAACTCGGTGAAGATATTTGGAACAGGAACATCATTTTTATTACAAATCCACTGAATGTTTTCAATAATTTCATCAATCATAGATTGATAATCATAATTAAACACAACGGAGGTCTGTATAGGTAAACCGCCTCCAATATCAATGCTGTCTAATTCTGGACAAATCTTCTTCATCTCACAGTATTTAAACATAAAGCGAGTAAGCTCAGACCAATAATAGGCAGTGTCTTTGATACCAGAATTAATAAAAAAGTGAAGCATTTTAAGCTTAAAACGAGGGTCTGGCTTTATTTTTTCCAGATAAAGCTCGTCTACGTCTTTATATCGAATACCTAAACGTGAGGTATAAAAAGCAAAATTCGGTTCTTCATCTGTGGCTATTCTAATACCAATCTGTACCTCTTCCGCCTTATCAGCATGCTTTAGGTAATAATCTATCTCGTCTAAATTATCTAGTACCGGAATAAGGTTTTTATAGCCGTCGTTTAGCATCTCTGAGATGTACTCTAGATACTGTGGTCTTTTATGACCGTTGCAAACGATGTAGTTGCTCTTTGAAATTTTCCCTTCTTTTTCTAATGCCTGAATGATGGGCATGTCAAAAGCTGAAGATGTTTCTAAATGAATATTATTCTTTAAAGCTTCTTCTAGAACAAATTTGAAATGACTGGATTTAGTACAATAACAGTAGGTATAAGAACCTGAATAATTATACTTCTTCATTGCATTTTTGAAAATGAGTCTCGCATTTTCAATATGCTCGGAAATCTTAGGCAAATAAGTAAGTTTAAGTGGCGTTCCGTACTTCTCAATGATGTCCATTAATGGAACATTATTAAAAAGTAGATTATTATCAATATCAACTCCAAACTCTCTAGTTGGAAATTCAAAAGTTTGCTGAATTAAATCAATGTATCTTTTCATTCTTAAGCTAAAAGACCTAACGGTAAAGTAAAATTTTAATTCCAGAATGGGCTGGACCCACAAAAACCTTGTGCAAATGTGATATAAAATTTACAAATTGCAATTTAATTTCAAGGCAAAATCATAATTTGTTAATAACAGAGCCAAACTTCTTTCAATGTCAAAAACGATAAAAAACATCCACTTTATAGCCGTCGGCGGAGCTATCATGCACAACCTGGCATTAGCTTTACTTCAAAAAGGATATCGCGTAACTGGCTCAGATGATGAAATTTACGACCCTGCCAAATCAAGATTAGAGAAAGCTGGTATTCTTCCGAAAAAAATAGGCTGGAATACCGACAACATCACAGAAGACTTGGATGCCGTGATTTTAGGTATGCATGCCAGAAAGGACAACCCTGAGCTAAAAAAAGCCGAAGAACTAGGTTTAAAGGTGTATTCGTTCCCTGAGTATGTTTTTGAGCAAACCAAAAATAAACAACGCATAGCCATAGCTGGTAGTCATGGAAAAACTTCCATTACCAGTATCATTTTGCATGTGTTAAAGTATTATAACAGAAATTTCGATTACCTGGTTGGAGCACAAATTGAGGGTTTTGACCTTATGGTAAAACTAACCGATGATGCTCCCGTAATTATACTAGAAGCTGACGAATACTTATCATCTGCTTTAGAGATGAAATCAAAGTTTCTTTTCTACCACCCTCATATTACCTTAATATCTGGCATAGCTTGGGACCATTTTAATGTTTTCCCAAAATTTGAAGACTACGTCAAAGCTTTTGAACAATTAGCTGATGGCATGCCGAAAGCAAGCACATTACTTTGGGATGAAACAGATGATATTGCAAACATTATTGGCAAACAAGTTAGAGATGAAGTAAACCAAATTCCCTACAAAGCTCATCCTTATGAGGTTAAAGACGGTAAGATTTCTTTAAAAACTAAAAACGGCCCTGTTCCTCTAAAAATATTTGGAGAACATAACATGAAAAACCTTCAAGGGGCTAAAGAAATTTTAGAGAAAATAGCCATTACTGAGGATATGTTTTATAAGGCTATTCAGAGTTTTAGCGGTGCCGCCAAAAGGTTAGAAAAACTAGGAGAAAGTAAGAATACAGTTATTTACAGAGACTTTGCTCACGCACCTTCTAAAGTTGGAGCTACCACAAATGCGGGAAAAGAGCTTTATCCTGATAGAAAACTGGTAGCCTGTTACGAGCTACACACCTATAGTAGTTTGAGCAAAGACTTTTTACCACATTACGCTGAAAAGCTAAATGCTGCCGACGACGCCGTAGTATTTTACAGCCCACATACGGTAGAAATGAAAAAGATGCCTCCTATTTCGCCTGAAGAAATTAAAGCGGCCTTTGGCAGAGAAGACTTGAAAATATTCACAACAGCGGAGGAGTTACAGGATTACCTAACAAGCATCAACTGGTACAAAGCCAATTTACTATTGATGTCGTCTGGTACTTTTGGAGGTACTGACTTGCCTAAGCTTAGCGAAACTATTCTTAAGTTACCTGTAAAAAAAGAAGCTAGAAGTACCCAAAAGAAGAAATCTTGGAAAGGGATTTTTAAGAAGAAGAGTTAGGTAAACCATAGTCAGAATGAAACCAAACATTCTTGCCATTTCTGGTAGTTTAATAGAAAACTCCAGCAATAATAGGCTTATAGGCTTCATCAAAGAGACTTTTAAAAATGAGGCAGACATAAGTTTGCCTGAAAGCTTAGATAGTTTGCCTCATTTCAACCCCACTATTGACAAGGGAAATACCCCAAAAACAGTCTTTCACTTCAGGCAACAAATCACCAATGCTGACGCTATATTAATAGTAACCCCCGAATACGTTTTCAGTATGCCAGCAGTCCTTAAAAATGCATTGGAATGGTGTGTTTCTACAGAAGTATTCACTGATAAACCAGTTGGAATTATTGTGGGAGCGGCTTCAGGAGAAAAAGCTATGGAACAGTTAGTGCTAGTTTTAGGCACTATTCAGTGCAAACTAAGCTCAGAAACGCAGTTGGTAATTTCTGGAATAAAGGGAAAGATGAATCCTTCTATGAGTGGTGCTTTGCAAAAGGATTTAGATACTTTAATGAATTCTTTTTTACATCAAATAGAACACGGATAAACAAGCCTGCCTGCCGGAAGACAAGCCCGCCAGCCGACAGGCTGGGATTGGGCACAGATTTTAATTCTTCCGTGCCCAATTATTTATTACTAATTTTAGCTAGGATAAACCCACTCTCCTCTATAATCACGGGTAAGAAGCTTATTGGCTTCTGCATCTCCCGTTACCATATCTTTTTCGTGGTCCCAGATGATACTTCTTCCCAAATCATTTGACAGCATTCCTAAAAGCGACATATTGGTAGCTTGACGCCCATGTTCTATATCGGCATGAGGTAGCTCTCCAGTTTTAATAGAGTTTAAGAAATCAGCCCACACTAATTTGATATTTTGACCGTCTGGCAAATCTAGCTGTGGATCTTCATGAATCGTTGTGGCATTTTTACCATGCGGATAGAAGGTCCAGCCGCCATGCCAGCCCATGTGAAAAGTACCTTCAGTTCCATGGAAATAAGCACCCACATTTTCGCCTTGCTGTACAGGTCGGGTATTATTGATGCTGTGTTCCCAGAAACAAATAAAGTCTTCAAATTCGTAGGTTACCAATTGATTTTCAGGAACCGTCTGAATATTATCATGAATTTTCTTGGTACTGGTAGAGAATATTTTCTTTGGAGCCTTCTCTTCCGTCCACCAAAGAATTTGGTCAAACCAATGCGGTGCCCAGTCTCCTAAAGTACCATTGGCAAATTCTCTTTGACGTCGCCATGCTCGTGGATGAATACCTGAATGATAATCTATCAATTTGGCTGGACCACAGTACATATCCCAGTCCATATCTGCCGGTTTAGGTTCACTTGGCTTTTGCTTACCTCCGTTACCAGAATAATTCACAAAAGCACGTACTTCCTGAATTCTACCCACTTTACCAGATTTCAAGAATTCCATTCCGCTTACGTTATGTGGCGAATATCTTCTGTGAAAATCTACAATACATATTCTATTATTGGCTCTGGCAGCTTTTTGAATAGCTGTTCCTTCTTTGAGCGTATGAGCTATTGGTTTTTCTAAGAAAACATGACAGCCATTATTTAAAGCATGAATCGCTATTAAAGCATGCCAATGGTCTGGCGTGGCATTAATAACCAAGTCAGGTTTGGCGTTTTTTATGCAATCTCTAAAGTCTTTAAATTTCTTTGGCTTATCTGTACACCAAGTATTTAGCTCCTTTGCACAGGTGTCAATTTGAGCCTCATGCACATCACACAAAGCTACCACTTCCACTACCCCACTGGCTACGGCTTCTCTTAAAATATTAGTCCCCCACCAACCACAGCCAATTAGTGCCACACGGTACTTTGATGCATTAGCATAGGTAATAAATGGTCTTGAAAGTATTCCTGCGGAGGCCAATGCAGAAGTTTTAAGAAATGTTTTACGGTTCATATGGTTGAGTTTTATCCTTAAAAGTAAGCTTATTTAGAATAAATTGAATCATTAAATAGACCAAAACAACAATTGAAACATCCTTAATATATTCCAGATAATACGGCTTTTGAACGAACTTTTCTTGACAGATAATCATTTAATTTATAACCAAAATCACCTTCAATGCCATTCAATTTCGACAAACCAACGAACAGAAAAAACTCTGGAAGTATAAAATGGGATAAATTCCCTGATGACGTTTTACCCCTTTGGATAGCCGATATGGACTTTGAAAGTCCTGTAGAAATCACAGAGGCTCTTCAGAAGATAGTGGACCATAAAATATATGGTTACGCAATGGGTTCGGATGACCTTTACGAAGTCATTATAGAGCGGTTAGCTACGAGACATAACTGGAAAGTAGAAAAAGACTGGATAGTATTATTGCCTGGCTTGGTACCTGGCTTGCATGCTTCTGCACGTATTTTCAATGATACTGCCGCAGAGATCATGACCTCCACACCCGTTTACTTGCATTTAAGTTTGGCTGGAAAAACCATTGGTTTAAAAACTGCGGAAGTTCCTTTTGTTTGGCAAAACGAACGATGGGAGATGGATTTTCAAGAAATGGAAAAACAGGTCAATGCCAATACTAAAATGTATATGCTTTGCAATCCTCATAATCCTAACGGAAGAGTATTTGACAAAGCAGAATTGACTGCCTTAACAGCCTTTTGCGAAAAGCATGAGTTAATTTTAGTTTCTGATGAAATCCATTGCGATTTGATTTTAGATTCCGAAGCCAAGCATATTTCTGCAGCTTCTTTAGATAGCCGTACGGAGCAAAATAGTATTACACTCTTGGCTCCTAGCAAAACATTCAACATTGCTGGTTTAGGTGGCTCTATGGCCATTATACCAAATCCTGAAATACGTAAGAAATTCCAAGATGTAGGCTTCGGTATCATGCCTCACAACAATTATTTCATGGCTCAAACCATGCTGGCAGCCTATAAACATGGCGAACCTTGGAGAAAAGAACTTGTGGCTTACTTGAAGTCAAACCATGATTATTTATTGGAGGAAATCAACAAAATTCCTTCATTAACCATGGCTCCTTTAGAGGCCACATACCTAGCTTGGATAAAATGCGATAGAAAAGATATACCAAATCTGGAGGATTATCTAATCAATTACGGACTTGGTGTTTCTGGTGGACATCAGTTCAAAGGAAAAGGCTATTTTAGATTAAACTTTGGAACACAGCGAGCAAATTTAGAACTGGCAGTGGAGCGTTTGAAGGAGGCCTTTGGGTAGATATTAGTTTTTTCGATATTAGATATTAGTACTTATCAGTCGATATCCGATATTGGTACTCGTTCTTCGACACTAGTCTGCTTATTGATATTTGTTCTTTTTTTACATCCTAAAAAGCTCTTAGCTAAATGCCCAAAGCTATTTGCCATTAATTACAAAAAATGAAATACTTAGAACTTTCGAATAAAGATAAAATGCCCGCTCTGGGTTTAGGAACTTGGAAAGCAGCTCCTGGAGATGTTTACAAGGCAGTCAGAACTGCTATTACCTTAGGTTATACGCATTTTGACTGTGCCCATGTTTATGGCAACGAAAAAGAAATCGGCGAAGCTTTCTCCGATGCTTTTAAAGCTGGTGAAGCCAAAAGAGAAGACCTTTGGATTACTTCTAAACTTTGGAATAATTCTCACAGAGCAGAGCAAATTGAACCTGCACTAAAGGTCACTTTAGAAAACCTGCAATTAGATTACCTAGACCTCTACCTTATTCACTGGCCGGTAGTTTTGAAAGACACTAGCATGTATCCTGAAACAAGTACAGATATGGTGAGTCTTAGTGTTACGCCATTAGAAGAAACATGGAAAGGCATGATAGCCATGAAAGAGAATGGCTTGGCAAAACATATTGGTGTGTCTAATTTTAGTCCGAGTAAAATGGATGACTTGATAGCTAAAACAGGCGTAACTCCTGAAGTAAATCAGGTAGAAATGCACCTTTTCTTACAGCAAAACGAGCTTAAAAGCTACTGTGATACAAAGAACATTATCATGACCGCTTATGCTCCACTGGGTTCTGCAGACAGACCAGCGGTAAGAAAAGCAGCCGACGAGCCTAAGCTTTTTGACAGCGAAGTAGTTAAGAGCATTGCAAAAGAAAAAGGCTGTTCAGCCGCACAAGTAATGTTAGCATGGGCTGTGGTGCGAGGTACCACGGTTATACCTAAATCTGTAAACGAATCTCGTTTGGCAGAAAATTTAGCTGCTGCGGATATAGAGCTTTCAGATGCTCAAATGAAAGCCTTAAACGATTTAAACAAAGACTTCCGATTTATCAAAGGAGACTTCTGGTGCATGGAAGGCTCTGATTATACGTTTGAAAATCTTTGGGGATAAAATCCTATTCATTGATAAAGTAAAAGCGGCAATTCTGATGAATTGCCGCTTTTCTAATTTTAAAATGATGCCAGGCTTAAGCCATGACCACATTATCAGAAAACGATTGGTATGCTCCTTCAAATTGTTTCGCCATTTCGTCTGGGAATAAATGGAAATCTCCAGCTTTTAGCGAGCTCACTATACCTTCTGAAACCACAGAAACATCTGAAGCTTCTGTAAAACCTGCTGCAGCTCCCATGTCTGTAGCGATAGGCCCTGGATGAACACTTAATACACTAACACCTTTCTCTCCTAACTTCACTCTCAAACCTTGCGTTAAAGAATAAGAAGCTGCTTTTGAAGCAGAATAAGTAGATAAATCAGGGAAGTTTTTAATAGACGCCACCGAATTTAACTGAACTAAAGCACCTTTATGACTTTCTAAAGTTGCTGCGAATGCATTAGCTACACGTAGCAAACCAAATACGTTTACGTCAAATTCTTGTGTCAAAGCCTCTTCTGCATTATCGCTAAGAGGAGAAGCTAACTTTGCTATTCCTGCATTATTCACCACAATGTCTACATCCTTTGCGGCTTCGGCCAATGCATTTATAGAAGCTTGATTGGTCAAATCTGCCTGAAGTGTTACCACTTTGTCGCCATATTTTTCTTCTAAAGCTTTTGTAGAATTAACGTCACGTACTGCCAAATACACTTTCTTGGCTCCGTGATTTAAAAATGACTCCGTAATAGCTTTCCCAATTCCACGATTTGCTCCTGTGATTAAGGCTACTTTATTTTCGATAGTAATACTCATAATTTGTTGTTATTAAAACTTACTAAGCGTTTGCTTAGATTTGATGTAAAAAAATATAAAAGAAGTTTAGGCGTACGCCAAAACTTGAGACTCTGTTTTCGCTATTGTCAATAAATCTTCAACAGCTACGTGGTCACCATAATGCTCAGCATAATGTGCCATTACAATTTCACCTTCTGGGTTTACTAAAAATTCAGCTGGTAATAAGGCCTTATCCGTATCTGGTTCTTCGTCTTTAAGTTTTGATTTCAGTTTCATGGCATCCACCATCAATTTTGGATGAAGAAGCAATTTAAACATCGAACTTTTAGACGACTTAGTAACACCGTATTGCTCAAAAATCACCTTCTGCTCATCAGACACTAAAGGAAAAGGTGTGGTGGCATGCTCTCCTACTTTCAGCATACTCTCGGCACTGGAAGGCCAAATACTGATAATATCAATATCATTTTCGCCAAACTCGTCATACCTGCTAATTAGCTCATTGGTTCTTAAAACACAAAACGGGCAAGCCGCAAAACGATGAAAAGATATCAAGGTCCACTTGTTTGCATGAAAAGGAGTCACCTTATGATTTCGAATATCTTTGGTGGCAAATACTGGAGCCTTATCTCCTACTTTCAATCTTAAATTATTATTCATAATACTATATTTTCATTACTAAGCAATCGCTTAGTTTTAGTTCAAAAAAAATGTCAAAGATTACTAAAAGTCGTTTCTATAAAATCTTCTAACTGCTCTTGAGAATAAACCCTAGAAGCTTGTGATAAACCCTGAAGCGAAATCATCAAATAGTTGGCTTGCCTTTCAATATCTTGTGCGTCTTTTCCTGTTTCCTGTGCCAAATTTTCTATGAAAAGGTCTTTTAAACTGTTTGAAAACTTCATCAACTCTCCTAAAATAGTAGGGTCCGATTTTTCACAAGTTTCACTCATGGTATTCGCTACCATACAGCCTTTTTTTAAATCACTGTCTTTAGAAAACCCCTGAAAATCATAAAAGTATTCTTTGATGCCAACAATGCCATTTCGGGAAGCTTTTAGTTTGTCTGTAATACAGCTCAACTTCTTCTTATAACACTTCACACTCTCTAAAAAGACACCTTGCTTATTGCCAAAGCTAGAATAAATAGAAAACTGGTTAATGCCCATTTCCTTTTCTAGCATACGTACAGAAGTAGCCTCATAGCCGTTTTTCCAGAAAACAGCCATCGCCTTTTCTATCACCTCTTCTTCACAATATGCCTTTTGTCTTCCCATTACTCTGCAAAGCTAAGCAAGTGCTTTGAAATAAAAAAGTTTTAAAAGTGTTTTGTTTAGAAGTGAAATATTACTTTTCATTATTGATTTTTATAATTCAAAAAAAATCTATCTCTAAAAAATAGCCCCTTAGAGCATCTAAAGGCAAATAACACTTAAAAAAAACGTTATGAATTCATGACTCATGATAATAAAAACAGAGCATTAGCTTATGATACCCAAGCTCGTTATTTCCTAGAATCAGCGGCATTAGTAAGTCAACATATTGCTTCAAAAGGTAAAAACCCTTCAGCCAATTACAAAAACTTCGAAACAGTTATAATTGGCACCAACCATTCTTTTGCTGCGGAGATCCTATTAAAAGGAATAATTTTCTTTCATAATGGCTCACATCCAAAAAAACATGAGATAGAAGAACTTTTAAATCATCAATCATGTGAGCAATTAAAAGCTAGAATAATTGAGGCATTCCAACCTGAAGTTCATACTTCTTATACAAAAAAACAACTCGAACATCACCTAAGAAAATATATTCTTAAGCTTGATGAAAATAATAGATTCGATAAAAAAGAAATAGAAAAAATAGAAAGTATTACAGAACATTTTGTTTTTGGAACTTTTGAATATTTTTTAAAACTACATAGTAATCATTTTATCAAAATGCGTTACGCATGTGAATGTTTCCCTCCACCTTTAGATATGAATTTCACATCTTTCTTAAATAACCAACTAAGAAATGAATTAGAGGTAAATTTACTTGAATTATAAAAATAGGAGCATTCGCTCTCAAAAATCAACTAGCTTTAAAGAAACAATCTATAGCTAATGCCCAAAACATTGAAATTCACACAAGCAACTTTAAACCTTTGCCTATTCATCTGTTTATTATCAAAGTCTATTTCAGGCTTTGCCCAGCAGGTTAAAAATGTACCAGACGCTTTTGCTCATATAAGCGTTACCCCTAAAGTATTTGTCTTAAGCAATGACATTGACGTCCCTACCAAGAATGGACACTTTCAAGGAGTACAAGTGATTAATTCAAGTGGACGTGAGAAACTTTTAATATCTGGTAGTTCTTCTTCTTTAGCTTTTGTTTTGCAAGCCGACTTAAGCACACAAAAGACAGAAAAGCTTATCGCTCTCATGGACGAGCCATTTAGACATGCTGGCGGCATTCAAGTAAGTGGCGACTATTTAGCTGTAGGAATTGAAGATAATATTATTAAAACCCGCTCGAAGGTTCGTCTTTACAACTACCACAACGATAATCTTGCAAAGGCTCTTCCTAATTTAAATATTGATAGAGAGGGTGAAGCAGAACAGCAAACCTCAGGAGCAGTAGCCTTACTGCCACTAAACAGCCATTATCTTATGGTAGTAAGTAATTGGGATAGCCGTATTTGGGACTTTTACGCTGTTAATCCAGAAAAGCAAGAACAAGAAATATTACATTCCTTCACCGCCCCAGATAATTGGGCAGGCTATCAGTCTATCAATCTTCTTAGAGACGAAAACGCCATTTACGCAATTGGATTTTACAGCAAAGAACACATTAGCTACGCCGACTTAATACTTATCAGCGATAGAGAAACTTATGACCCTATAATGAAGAAAATAGCCAGCAAAGCTTTTAATACTACGAATGGCGTTGATTTTGGTTCTGCAGCTGGTGTACAAGTGGACAAAGAAGGAAACCTACACATTTGGGGTACCCAAAATAAAGCGTCCAAGGGAATTGCTGTTAATAAATTTTAAATTAGCTAACAGAAACTCGTCCCATATTAATTAACTTAATTATGCCTAATACAACTCCTGCTCATGACGAAAAAATAGCCGTTTTGACATTCGCGTCTGTTTACCCACATTACGTTACTAAAGTGGTAAAGAAAGGCAGAACCCTAACAGAGCTGCACGAGGTAATTGAATGGCTCACTGGTTTTAATGAGCAAAAACTAGAAGAACTGATTGAAGAAAAGATAAGTTTTAAAACATTCTTTGAAAGAGCAAAACTTAACCCAAATGCTCCACTGATTAAAGGGATGATATGTGGTTACAGGATAGAAGATATTGAGACACCCTTAACCCAACAAGTCAGATATTTAGACAAACTGGTAGATGAATTAGCAAAAGGAAGAAAGATGGATAAGATTCTTCGCACATCGTAAATCTTATAGTTATCGTAAAAAAGTTATGTTTGGTCGCCGAAAATGGCTCACAAAATCCCTATACTTGTATATCTTAAACAATGAATTTTGACGCTACGAAAACGAACTTATGATATTTTGGAAATTAAGTTCCAGCGAAAGCGTGGGTTGAGCTTTATTGTAAACATTGCCCTTTCGGTTCTTATATTCCTTAATACCGTGGCCATTATCCTAAATACTGTCCCTAGTATTGGTAATCAATTTCGTCGATTCTTCTTAGATTTCGAGTTATTCTCTGTATCAATCTTTTCCATTGAGTATATATTGAGAGTTTGGTCTAGTGTAGAAAAAGCCGAATACAGACATCCATTTTGGGGAAGAATTAAGTTTATTTTTTCTCCTTGGGGAATCATTGACTTTCTAGCCATTTTCCCATTCTACTTTTCATTTTTCAGGACAGACCTAGGCTTTGTTAAGATACTCCGCCTCCTTCGAATCTTTAGACTTTTTAGGGTGAGCAGATACTTTCATGCCTTACGTGTTATTCAAAACGTATTAAGAGATAAAAAAGAGGAACTCTTATTGAGTGTTTCCTTTATCATTTTTCTCCTCTTGATTTCCTCAAGCTTGGCTTTTTACATAGAGCAAGAGGCCCAGCCTGAAGCCTTTTCTTCTATACCAGCGTCTCTTTGGTGGGGTGTAAATGCTATGACTACTGTAGGTTACGGCGATATGCATCCAATAACGCCATTGGGGAAAGTTCTAGGCGGCTTAATGGCCATTTTAGGCGTTTCCATTTTTGCTCTTCCTACAGGTATTTTGGCAAGTGGGTTTGCCGAACAAATTCGTGGTAAACGACGAAGCAATGAAAAAGTGCACTGCCCCATTTGCGAGCATGACTTCTATTTAGCAGAAAGCCATAAGCATAAATAATAGAAATCAATTGCTACAACTAACATTCTGCTATTGAACTATAATAAAGAGCTAAAAAAAGATTTATTTAAGAATTTCTTCCCCACTTAGTCTAATAATGCGAAACACAACCATAGGTCAATAATTTCAGTCGTTTAATTTAAGTTTTTAGCCCTAAGATGGTCTAAATATAAAGCGTAGCAATACTAATTTGACGTCCTAAATTCTAAATATAAGTTATATGCTTTTTCCTTCAATTCAACTTCTCCTATTTCTTCAAACGAATTACCTATTAACCAAAATGATAGTCTAATTACGGTCCCTAATTCTTTTAAAAATACATCCTCGCTTGTATTGGATTTAACAAAATATGACATCAAACCTAAGTGTTCAAATTTTGAAAAATAAGTCCAAGAATCGAAGGCTTCTGTAATTGTTACATTGTGATCTGCCTTCACCTTTAACATTTCCATAACCAGCACTCCAGTACTACGAATCGTCTTAATCTCTTCTTCCTCACAAATCCTATTTATTTGTTTTACAAGTTCATGTTCATTAAAAAAATCGATATCCGTTGGAGTCTTTTCTAATGAGCTTTTTGTCTTATTAATG
This sequence is a window from Arcticibacterium luteifluviistationis. Protein-coding genes within it:
- a CDS encoding HEPN domain-containing protein, giving the protein MTHDNKNRALAYDTQARYFLESAALVSQHIASKGKNPSANYKNFETVIIGTNHSFAAEILLKGIIFFHNGSHPKKHEIEELLNHQSCEQLKARIIEAFQPEVHTSYTKKQLEHHLRKYILKLDENNRFDKKEIEKIESITEHFVFGTFEYFLKLHSNHFIKMRYACECFPPPLDMNFTSFLNNQLRNELEVNLLEL
- a CDS encoding DUF2200 domain-containing protein translates to MPNTTPAHDEKIAVLTFASVYPHYVTKVVKKGRTLTELHEVIEWLTGFNEQKLEELIEEKISFKTFFERAKLNPNAPLIKGMICGYRIEDIETPLTQQVRYLDKLVDELAKGRKMDKILRTS
- a CDS encoding ion transporter, with translation MEIKFQRKRGLSFIVNIALSVLIFLNTVAIILNTVPSIGNQFRRFFLDFELFSVSIFSIEYILRVWSSVEKAEYRHPFWGRIKFIFSPWGIIDFLAIFPFYFSFFRTDLGFVKILRLLRIFRLFRVSRYFHALRVIQNVLRDKKEELLLSVSFIIFLLLISSSLAFYIEQEAQPEAFSSIPASLWWGVNAMTTVGYGDMHPITPLGKVLGGLMAILGVSIFALPTGILASGFAEQIRGKRRSNEKVHCPICEHDFYLAESHKHK
- a CDS encoding TetR/AcrR family transcriptional regulator, whose amino-acid sequence is MGRQKAYCEEEVIEKAMAVFWKNGYEATSVRMLEKEMGINQFSIYSSFGNKQGVFLESVKCYKKKLSCITDKLKASRNGIVGIKEYFYDFQGFSKDSDLKKGCMVANTMSETCEKSDPTILGELMKFSNSLKDLFIENLAQETGKDAQDIERQANYLMISLQGLSQASRVYSQEQLEDFIETTFSNL